The following proteins are encoded in a genomic region of Thermococcus pacificus:
- a CDS encoding restriction endonuclease produces MQWTPALIRLASDETLIENVIELLKRMGFREYERVSGKKEWGIDVVAIRDDPIAGTEKVVLALHSKGLASSKDVNVFADLVDKYKADKGIIISPVGFTKDAKVLISREHRGRIVPWDGEKLASLFNNYSLEPPEDLIEALESKADEEKEESSLKEFELDAPLLHEFSPEAVLKRVASAAVSKYPIKSDEVKLDSVSVLLSSAYIFSWSVERDDGTEEKDKAVVFSKERMVLRAIQDKVLSVPITKALLNDGSVIHATEREIDVPISPSEAVFILKETASKELGVPEGRIKIHERKKVYIPKKAELSLRVGENTARAEVDLENDEVRFEISPLPDEYFVERTAAAVEAQTGEAVVDYSLKRAGGKVKVSGKTERFSFELSFNEYTGKLLGMEALMSDEALDELLMSAYPEGQVVNLEKGKKVAVADILIPEGIAVMQVDLTSGKHREARRIPSPETAFGNARKVIEENFPLRNLELRSYRVLEHKYLELNMESSDGKAAVKVDGQTGDILDYVAEVTPERARELASQKYAGFEVTVAESGETEYVLKAENDRHVVTIKVSRDGKLIEEADRVLRREVAEELAERAAKEVDEEAVVKNLALNENWEVEFAGRTKTGKLVLHRATGEVVEKDVRFTEMAIKEAYLAHVKEKHGEENPVVERMTLYEEKGYVHIKVEGKENLYYARIDLKSGKVISEDVAPTKGLTAKLKQFQLENKYK; encoded by the coding sequence ATGCAGTGGACACCGGCTTTAATAAGACTGGCCTCGGACGAGACTCTGATTGAGAACGTCATTGAGTTACTGAAGAGAATGGGCTTCCGGGAGTACGAGCGAGTTTCAGGCAAAAAGGAGTGGGGCATAGATGTCGTTGCAATACGGGACGACCCGATAGCTGGAACCGAGAAGGTGGTTCTGGCTCTCCACTCCAAGGGTCTTGCCTCGTCGAAGGATGTCAACGTTTTTGCGGATCTCGTGGATAAGTACAAGGCAGACAAGGGGATAATAATCTCCCCCGTCGGCTTCACGAAAGACGCCAAGGTTCTCATATCCAGGGAGCACCGCGGCAGGATAGTGCCGTGGGACGGCGAGAAGCTGGCGTCGCTCTTCAACAACTACTCCCTCGAGCCCCCTGAGGATCTAATCGAGGCCCTTGAGTCTAAGGCTGATGAGGAGAAAGAGGAAAGCTCCCTAAAGGAGTTCGAGCTCGACGCACCGCTGCTCCATGAGTTCTCCCCAGAGGCGGTTCTCAAGAGAGTGGCCTCTGCGGCGGTATCCAAGTACCCGATAAAGTCCGACGAGGTGAAGCTCGATTCCGTTTCCGTCCTTCTCTCCAGTGCTTACATTTTCTCCTGGTCCGTTGAGAGGGACGATGGGACTGAGGAGAAGGACAAGGCGGTCGTCTTCTCCAAGGAGAGGATGGTTCTTCGGGCGATCCAGGACAAGGTTCTGAGCGTGCCGATAACGAAGGCCCTCCTCAACGATGGTTCCGTGATCCATGCCACGGAGAGGGAAATCGACGTTCCAATAAGCCCAAGCGAGGCGGTTTTCATACTCAAGGAAACCGCCTCGAAGGAGCTCGGCGTTCCTGAGGGGAGGATAAAAATACACGAGAGGAAGAAGGTGTACATCCCCAAAAAGGCTGAGTTGAGCCTCAGGGTCGGGGAAAACACTGCCCGGGCGGAAGTTGACCTTGAGAACGATGAAGTTAGGTTCGAGATAAGTCCACTTCCCGATGAGTACTTCGTCGAGAGAACCGCCGCTGCTGTGGAGGCTCAAACGGGCGAGGCTGTGGTGGATTATTCCCTCAAGCGTGCCGGAGGAAAGGTCAAGGTGTCCGGAAAGACCGAAAGGTTCTCCTTTGAGCTCTCCTTCAACGAGTACACCGGGAAGCTCCTCGGCATGGAGGCCCTCATGAGCGATGAGGCCCTCGACGAGCTCCTCATGAGTGCCTACCCGGAGGGACAAGTAGTCAACCTTGAGAAGGGCAAGAAGGTGGCCGTGGCAGACATACTCATTCCCGAAGGGATAGCAGTGATGCAGGTCGACCTGACGAGCGGGAAGCACAGGGAAGCTAGGAGGATTCCCTCACCGGAGACTGCCTTTGGGAACGCTAGGAAGGTGATAGAGGAGAACTTCCCGCTCAGGAATCTGGAACTTAGATCCTACCGCGTTCTGGAACACAAGTACCTTGAGCTTAACATGGAAAGCAGCGATGGAAAGGCCGCTGTCAAGGTGGATGGCCAGACCGGGGACATCCTGGACTACGTGGCAGAGGTAACACCTGAGAGGGCCAGGGAGCTGGCTTCCCAGAAGTACGCGGGCTTTGAGGTGACCGTCGCGGAGAGCGGTGAGACGGAGTACGTCCTTAAGGCAGAGAACGACAGACACGTCGTCACAATTAAGGTCAGCAGGGACGGGAAACTAATCGAGGAGGCCGACCGTGTTCTCAGGAGGGAGGTGGCGGAAGAGCTGGCCGAGCGGGCCGCAAAGGAGGTTGATGAAGAGGCAGTAGTCAAGAACCTGGCCCTCAACGAGAACTGGGAGGTTGAGTTCGCGGGCAGGACCAAGACGGGAAAGCTCGTCCTTCACAGGGCCACCGGCGAGGTCGTAGAGAAGGACGTCCGCTTCACGGAGATGGCTATAAAGGAGGCCTATCTCGCCCACGTGAAGGAGAAGCATGGCGAGGAGAACCCCGTTGTGGAGCGCATGACCCTCTACGAGGAGAAGGGCTACGTCCACATAAAGGTCGAGGGGAAAGAGAACCTGTACTACGCGAGGATAGACCTCAAAAGCGGGAAAGTTATAAGTGAGGACGTGGCTCCGACCAAGGGACTGACGGCGAAGCTGAAGCAGTTCCAGCTCGAGAACAAGTACAAATGA
- a CDS encoding phosphoglycerate kinase, whose translation MFRLTDFNFHNKTVFLRADLNSPVKDGRIISDARFRAVLPTVSYLLEHGAKVIIGTHQSKPYKGDYTTTEEHAEILSELLGQDVEYVEDIFGRYARERIRELKPGEALMLENLRFAAEEVKYKPIEDCEKTFFVRKLAPLIDYVVNDAFAAAHRSQPSLVGFARLKPMIMGFLMEKEVEALARAYDTEERPRAYVLGGAKVDDSLRVAENVLRNGRADLILTGGLVGQVFTLAKGFNLGDANIEFMEKKDLLELVDWAEKILDDFYPYVRTPVDFAVDKDGERVEVDLLSGEKWLFDRYPILDIGSRTVEKYRDILMKAKVIVANGPMGVFEREEFALGTVGVFRAIGESPAFSVVGGGHSIASIYQHNITGISHVSTGGGAMLSFFAGEKLPVIEAFRISYERFKDKIKGE comes from the coding sequence ATGTTCAGGCTCACCGACTTCAACTTTCACAACAAAACCGTGTTTCTGAGGGCCGACCTTAACTCCCCTGTTAAGGATGGAAGGATAATCAGCGACGCAAGGTTCAGGGCGGTTCTCCCGACGGTGAGCTACCTCCTCGAACACGGGGCGAAGGTCATCATCGGCACACACCAGAGCAAGCCCTACAAGGGGGACTACACGACCACCGAGGAGCACGCGGAGATTCTGAGCGAATTGCTCGGTCAGGATGTAGAATACGTCGAGGACATCTTCGGGAGGTACGCCCGCGAGAGGATCAGGGAGCTGAAGCCCGGTGAAGCTCTAATGCTGGAGAACCTCCGCTTTGCGGCCGAGGAGGTCAAATACAAACCGATTGAAGACTGCGAGAAGACGTTCTTCGTAAGGAAGCTTGCTCCGCTAATAGACTACGTTGTAAACGATGCCTTCGCCGCCGCCCACAGAAGCCAGCCCTCGCTTGTCGGTTTCGCCCGCTTAAAGCCGATGATAATGGGCTTCCTGATGGAGAAGGAAGTTGAAGCGCTGGCGAGGGCGTACGACACAGAGGAGCGGCCCCGCGCCTACGTCCTTGGAGGGGCGAAGGTTGATGATTCCCTCCGCGTTGCGGAGAACGTCCTGAGGAATGGAAGGGCGGATCTCATTCTCACCGGTGGCCTCGTTGGCCAAGTCTTCACGCTCGCCAAGGGCTTCAACCTCGGCGATGCGAACATCGAGTTTATGGAAAAGAAGGACCTCCTTGAGCTCGTGGATTGGGCCGAGAAAATCCTCGATGACTTCTACCCCTACGTCAGAACACCGGTAGATTTCGCCGTGGACAAAGATGGGGAGCGCGTTGAGGTTGACCTCCTGAGCGGCGAGAAATGGCTCTTTGACCGCTACCCGATCCTCGACATAGGTTCCCGCACGGTCGAGAAGTACCGCGACATCCTCATGAAGGCAAAGGTAATAGTCGCCAACGGCCCGATGGGAGTCTTTGAGAGGGAGGAGTTCGCCCTTGGAACAGTGGGGGTCTTCAGGGCGATAGGAGAAAGCCCGGCTTTCAGCGTGGTCGGGGGAGGACATTCGATAGCGAGCATTTACCAGCACAACATAACCGGGATAAGCCACGTCTCCACCGGTGGCGGGGCGATGCTGAGCTTCTTCGCCGGCGAAAAGCTACCGGTTATTGAGGCGTTCAGGATAAGCTACGAACGGTTTAAGGATAAAATCAAGGGGGAGTAG
- a CDS encoding ABC transporter permease, whose amino-acid sequence MRTFTTMIYRELKRFSRSRARVVGSLINPLIWLIFFGMGWSGVFNNPMAKSVFGGVDYLTYLVPGVFAMTVFNMSFMQGVTLILDKQFDFLKEILVAPASRAEAILGRITGGSLMALIQGTILLALSFALADLKLRGVLPALGLGFLVGIAIAGMGVAIALKMTSMEGFQMVVAMITMPMTFLSGAIYPIEAMPGWMKAIAYVNPLTYAVDGARRYLVGDAIAKFSPVVEWGVLALLALAFSALAALEFEKATID is encoded by the coding sequence ATGAGGACGTTCACCACGATGATATACCGCGAGCTGAAGCGTTTTTCCCGTTCCCGCGCAAGGGTGGTCGGGAGCCTGATAAACCCGCTCATCTGGCTCATATTCTTCGGAATGGGCTGGAGCGGGGTGTTCAACAACCCAATGGCGAAGAGTGTCTTCGGCGGCGTTGATTACCTGACCTACCTCGTCCCCGGTGTCTTCGCAATGACCGTCTTCAACATGAGCTTCATGCAGGGCGTAACGCTCATATTGGACAAGCAGTTCGACTTCCTCAAGGAGATACTCGTGGCCCCGGCCAGCAGGGCGGAGGCGATACTAGGCAGGATAACAGGGGGTTCTCTAATGGCCCTGATACAGGGGACAATCCTGCTTGCCCTGAGCTTCGCGCTCGCCGACCTCAAATTGAGGGGCGTGCTTCCCGCCCTGGGGCTCGGCTTCCTCGTTGGAATTGCTATAGCGGGCATGGGAGTAGCTATAGCACTCAAAATGACCAGCATGGAAGGCTTCCAGATGGTGGTAGCGATGATAACGATGCCCATGACCTTCCTCAGCGGCGCAATATACCCCATAGAAGCTATGCCCGGCTGGATGAAGGCAATCGCCTACGTTAATCCCCTCACCTACGCCGTTGACGGGGCGAGACGCTACCTCGTGGGCGATGCCATAGCGAAGTTCTCGCCCGTGGTCGAGTGGGGCGTGCTGGCGCTCCTGGCGCTCGCCTTCTCGGCCCTCGCTGCGCTGGAGTTTGAAAAAGCCACCATTGACTGA
- a CDS encoding ATP-binding cassette domain-containing protein, translating into MSEYAIEVENLVKKYGDFEAVKGISFKVRRGEIFAFLGPNGAGKTTTVHVLTTLLKPTSGKVFVAGHDVVAEPNEVRRKIGIVFQDPSLDRELTAYENMYLHGRIYGLGGNELREKIEKLLKFVELWDFRDRQVKTFSGGMRRRLELARSLLHEPEVLFLDEPTVGLDPQTRAHIWDYIRVMKEEHNMTIFLTTHYMDEAEMLADRIAIMDHGKIIAEGTAEELKKLIGNDVVYLKLEGPEEIRCLKADFIRGCKLLPDGRVALEVENAAEALPRLFELAKERGVKILEVTYHRPTLNDVFLHLTGREIRDEGGEQKFPMPFKRR; encoded by the coding sequence GTGAGTGAATACGCCATAGAGGTGGAGAACCTCGTGAAGAAATACGGCGATTTCGAGGCCGTTAAGGGCATCTCTTTCAAAGTTAGGAGGGGAGAGATATTCGCTTTTCTCGGGCCGAACGGGGCTGGAAAAACCACAACGGTGCACGTGCTCACCACGCTCCTAAAGCCGACCTCTGGGAAAGTGTTTGTTGCCGGTCACGATGTTGTGGCAGAACCCAACGAGGTGAGGAGGAAGATAGGGATAGTCTTCCAGGACCCGAGCCTCGACAGGGAGCTGACGGCCTACGAGAACATGTACCTCCACGGCAGGATATACGGCCTGGGCGGGAATGAGCTGAGGGAGAAGATTGAGAAGCTCCTGAAGTTCGTTGAACTCTGGGACTTCAGGGACAGACAAGTCAAGACCTTCAGCGGAGGCATGAGGAGGAGGCTTGAGCTAGCGCGCTCCCTTCTCCACGAGCCAGAAGTTCTGTTCCTCGACGAGCCGACCGTAGGCCTCGACCCGCAGACGAGGGCCCACATATGGGACTACATAAGGGTCATGAAGGAGGAGCACAACATGACCATCTTCCTGACAACGCACTACATGGACGAGGCCGAGATGCTGGCGGACAGGATAGCGATAATGGACCACGGGAAAATAATAGCGGAGGGAACCGCTGAGGAGCTCAAGAAACTGATCGGCAACGACGTTGTTTACCTCAAACTCGAAGGTCCTGAAGAGATCAGGTGCCTTAAGGCGGACTTCATAAGGGGGTGCAAGCTCCTCCCCGATGGAAGGGTTGCGCTGGAGGTTGAGAACGCCGCCGAGGCACTGCCGAGGCTCTTTGAGCTCGCGAAGGAGAGGGGAGTGAAAATACTCGAGGTTACCTACCACAGGCCCACGCTTAACGACGTCTTCCTGCACCTGACGGGCAGGGAGATAAGGGACGAAGGTGGAGAGCAGAAGTTCCCTATGCCGTTTAAGAGGAGGTGA
- a CDS encoding PadR family transcriptional regulator, producing MERPHFKGHLKLFILKILAERPMHGYGIMAELERTYGIPHPSPGTVYPILTSLRKAGLIETVGEGKRDKRLYRATEKGKEYLREHEVELREGEELAYRFREFARLGGRELAEVMKEAFNSIDDLTEAQKKALAREFGEFTKRVRLILLGEIERGEGSE from the coding sequence ATGGAACGTCCGCACTTCAAGGGGCACCTCAAACTGTTCATACTCAAGATACTGGCGGAGAGGCCCATGCACGGCTACGGCATAATGGCCGAGCTTGAGAGGACCTACGGTATTCCGCACCCCAGTCCGGGGACAGTTTACCCTATACTGACCTCTCTAAGGAAGGCCGGGCTCATTGAGACGGTCGGAGAGGGCAAGAGGGACAAGAGGCTTTACAGGGCCACGGAGAAGGGGAAGGAGTACCTGAGGGAGCATGAGGTGGAGCTCAGGGAAGGTGAGGAGCTCGCCTATAGGTTCAGGGAGTTCGCGAGGCTTGGCGGCAGGGAGCTGGCAGAGGTGATGAAGGAAGCCTTCAACTCTATTGACGACCTGACGGAGGCGCAGAAGAAAGCCCTCGCGAGGGAGTTTGGGGAGTTCACCAAGAGGGTGAGACTGATCCTCCTCGGCGAGATTGAGAGGGGTGAGGGAAGTGAGTGA
- a CDS encoding PHP domain-containing protein gives MMFPHDTHTHTVYSDGTGAIADNIAAAEERGLKVLAITDHSRYLGPKTVNRYVREVRRWAEDSEVMVLVGIEGNITGNGVDVPAFMAEKLDFVIASVHEWLETPEQYLELVKIALMDEDVDVIGHFGANFPYIGFPRAEELEEILELAEANGKAFEISSRYKVPDVEFIRECVRRGIKLTFASDAHTPRSVGNVGWSERAFIKAGGKKEDLLFEEFL, from the coding sequence ATGATGTTCCCGCACGACACGCACACGCACACGGTCTACTCCGACGGCACTGGCGCCATAGCGGACAACATAGCCGCCGCCGAGGAGAGGGGGCTGAAGGTTCTTGCAATAACCGACCACAGCCGCTACCTCGGGCCGAAGACCGTAAACCGCTACGTCCGCGAGGTGAGGCGCTGGGCGGAAGATTCGGAGGTCATGGTTCTGGTCGGAATAGAGGGCAACATAACCGGGAACGGCGTCGACGTTCCGGCTTTCATGGCCGAGAAGCTCGACTTCGTGATAGCGAGCGTCCACGAGTGGCTTGAAACGCCCGAGCAGTATCTGGAGCTCGTCAAAATCGCTCTGATGGACGAGGACGTTGACGTCATCGGCCACTTCGGGGCCAACTTTCCGTACATAGGCTTTCCCAGGGCGGAAGAGCTTGAGGAAATCCTCGAACTTGCCGAGGCGAACGGAAAGGCCTTCGAGATAAGCTCCCGCTACAAAGTCCCGGACGTCGAGTTCATCAGGGAGTGCGTACGACGTGGGATAAAGCTCACTTTCGCGAGCGACGCCCACACTCCCCGGAGCGTGGGAAACGTGGGCTGGAGTGAGAGGGCGTTCATAAAGGCGGGCGGAAAGAAGGAGGATCTACTTTTCGAGGAGTTTCTGTAA
- a CDS encoding cobalamin B12-binding domain-containing protein: MVERSKVRVLVAKPGLDGHDRGAKVVARALRDAGFEVIYTGIRQTPEQIVESVIQEDVDVLGISILSGAHMVLIPKILKLLEEKGLKVGEDVLVIAGGIIPPDDAEQLEKMGVAKVFGPGSPIEAIIRFIDENVPKLKKFRGS; the protein is encoded by the coding sequence ATGGTCGAGCGCTCCAAGGTTAGGGTTCTCGTTGCAAAGCCGGGACTTGATGGTCACGACAGAGGCGCTAAGGTCGTTGCCAGGGCCCTGCGCGACGCCGGTTTTGAGGTCATCTACACCGGCATAAGGCAGACCCCGGAGCAGATAGTTGAGAGCGTGATTCAGGAGGACGTCGACGTCCTTGGAATAAGCATCCTCTCCGGCGCTCACATGGTTCTCATACCGAAGATACTCAAGCTCCTCGAGGAGAAGGGCCTCAAGGTCGGTGAGGACGTCCTCGTCATAGCCGGTGGAATAATCCCGCCCGACGACGCCGAGCAGCTTGAAAAGATGGGCGTCGCCAAGGTCTTCGGCCCGGGAAGCCCGATTGAGGCAATAATACGCTTCATAGATGAGAACGTGCCAAAGCTCAAGAAGTTCCGGGGGAGCTGA
- the meaB gene encoding methylmalonyl Co-A mutase-associated GTPase MeaB encodes MIDDLIERMLRGDKRAAARLITLVENDEEKAREIISKVYPHTGNAYIVGITGPPGAGKSTLLDKLIKVVREEGKVVGVIAIDPTSPFTGGALLGDRIRMQRHSTDPGVFIRSMATRGSLGGLAKATNDAIKVLDAYGCDVIFVETVGVGQIEIDIVKTADTVVLVTVPGLGDDIQAIKAGLMEIADVFVINKADKEGADATYFELNLMLDLEKERWEKRGWRPPIIETVATTMRGIRDLWKAINDHRKSLEESGRLAEKRKFRAEEEVKTIVSGRIARAVEERLDDEEVSSLIERVVKREIDPYSAADTVLEKALGVKI; translated from the coding sequence ATGATAGACGACCTCATAGAGCGCATGCTCCGCGGCGACAAGCGCGCCGCAGCCAGGCTCATAACCCTCGTCGAGAACGACGAGGAGAAGGCCAGAGAGATAATCTCAAAGGTCTACCCCCACACCGGCAACGCATACATCGTTGGAATAACCGGGCCGCCAGGGGCAGGAAAATCGACGCTTCTCGACAAGCTCATCAAAGTGGTCCGCGAGGAAGGGAAGGTCGTTGGGGTCATAGCCATCGACCCAACCTCGCCATTCACGGGCGGAGCGCTGCTCGGCGATAGGATAAGGATGCAGAGGCACTCAACTGACCCCGGCGTTTTCATAAGGAGCATGGCCACCCGCGGCTCACTCGGTGGACTGGCGAAAGCCACCAACGACGCCATCAAAGTTCTCGACGCCTATGGTTGCGACGTGATCTTCGTTGAGACAGTAGGAGTCGGCCAGATAGAGATAGACATCGTGAAGACGGCCGACACTGTTGTCCTCGTCACCGTCCCCGGCCTGGGCGATGACATACAGGCGATCAAGGCCGGCCTCATGGAGATAGCGGACGTATTCGTGATCAACAAAGCCGACAAGGAAGGGGCCGATGCCACCTACTTCGAGCTCAACCTCATGCTCGACCTCGAAAAGGAGCGCTGGGAAAAGAGGGGCTGGAGGCCGCCGATAATTGAGACCGTTGCGACGACGATGAGGGGCATACGCGACCTCTGGAAGGCGATAAACGACCACAGGAAGTCCCTCGAGGAGAGCGGCAGGCTGGCCGAGAAGAGGAAGTTCCGCGCCGAGGAGGAGGTCAAGACCATCGTCTCTGGAAGGATAGCGAGGGCCGTTGAGGAGAGGCTCGACGATGAGGAGGTTTCGTCTTTGATTGAGCGGGTCGTTAAGCGCGAAATCGACCCGTACTCTGCCGCTGATACAGTTCTTGAAAAAGCCCTGGGGGTGAAGATATGA
- the mce gene encoding methylmalonyl-CoA epimerase translates to MIKKIDHVGIAVKNLDEAIKVWEGLGLRVEEIEEVPDQKVRTAIIHVGESRIELLEPTAEDSPIAKFIAKRGEGIHHIALGVDDIEKHLEELKEKGYRLIDEKPRIGAGGAKIAFVHPKAVTGVLLELCQRE, encoded by the coding sequence ATGATAAAGAAGATAGACCACGTTGGTATCGCCGTCAAGAACCTCGACGAGGCAATAAAGGTCTGGGAGGGCCTCGGCCTCAGGGTCGAGGAGATAGAAGAGGTTCCGGACCAGAAAGTTAGAACCGCGATAATCCACGTCGGGGAGAGCAGGATAGAGCTCCTTGAGCCAACGGCGGAAGACTCGCCGATCGCCAAGTTCATAGCCAAGCGCGGTGAGGGCATACACCACATAGCCCTCGGTGTTGATGACATAGAGAAGCACCTTGAAGAACTCAAGGAGAAGGGCTACAGGCTCATCGACGAGAAGCCGCGCATCGGTGCCGGCGGTGCGAAGATAGCCTTCGTCCACCCCAAGGCCGTAACCGGTGTCCTTCTCGAACTCTGCCAGAGGGAGTGA
- a CDS encoding DUF835 domain-containing protein produces MIKSNPPPARRVALWFGRKSSVFWSSGLINDEELWRVLRSNPSRQKIVITRKNNLNDLRNTRTIYLSKVSRPGYFDPSKLYVLEQNLWRHLQNSPSDVILDAFEYLAIENGLETALKFTGKLRDMAVLTGSRFYVTVSDALEERTIHLLRRILD; encoded by the coding sequence GTGATTAAATCGAACCCTCCGCCGGCGAGGCGTGTGGCACTGTGGTTCGGCAGGAAGTCATCTGTGTTCTGGAGTTCAGGACTCATCAATGACGAGGAGCTATGGAGGGTGCTCCGCTCAAACCCATCGAGGCAGAAGATAGTTATAACCCGAAAGAACAACCTCAACGACTTAAGAAACACCAGGACCATCTATCTCTCCAAGGTGTCCCGTCCCGGATACTTTGACCCCTCAAAGCTCTACGTCCTGGAGCAGAACCTGTGGAGACACCTCCAAAACTCCCCATCGGATGTGATTCTCGACGCCTTTGAGTACCTTGCCATCGAGAACGGCCTTGAAACAGCGCTCAAATTCACGGGCAAGCTGCGCGACATGGCAGTTCTAACAGGTTCGCGCTTCTACGTCACTGTTAGCGACGCCCTTGAAGAGAGGACGATCCACCTGCTCCGCAGAATACTCGACTGA